The genomic segment TGGACCCCGACGGAGCGGGAGCACGGATGCCGTCCCACACTTCCCCGCCGACCCGCCCGCGACGCATCTTCGCGGTCGTCTGCGCGACCGTCTGCGCGGTGCTGGCCCTGCTCGGCGCCGCCGCCGCGCGCGCCCAGAACGAGCTCACCCAAGACGCGCCCGTGTTCGGCGCGATCACCGTCGAAGGCAACACCTCCACGCAATCCGCGCTCATCCTGCACGAGCTCGGCTTCGCCGAGGGCGACCCCTTCGATTTCGAGGTCCTGGACCGGGCCTGGGAGCACCTGGAGGACCTGGGCTGGTTCGCCTACGTGGACCTGGTGGTCGACGACGAGGGCGGCGACGTCGTCCCGGTCACCGTGGTCGTCGAAGAAGACGCGACGATGCGCTACTACCCGATCATCGACTACGACCGCCGCTGGGACGTGCTGCTCGGCGCCCGCGTCTACGACATCAACCTCCGGGGCCGGGGCGAACGCCTCTCCCTCGCCGCCACCTGGTACGCGCGGCACGGCTACGACGCCGACTGGGAGCACCCCTGGCTGTTCGGCGTGGACGGCCTGTCCTGGGGCCTGGCCGCCGGCTGGGAGCGCGCCGACTTCGTCCACCGCGACACGGATTTCGACCGCTGGCAGCTCGGCACCCGGGTGCGCTGGGACTACCGCCGACCCCTGTTCGCGCAGGCCGAGCTGTCCGCCGGCGGCTTCCGCCAAGAGAGCGCCATGAGCGACCTGCCGGATCCCTGGCCGGCCGCGACGCGCCGTCGCGCGACGCTGCGCGGCACCCTCGGGCTCGACAGCCGCAACCAGCCCTGGTACCCCACGCGCGGCTTCTACCACCGGCTGATCGCCGAGCGCGTCCTCGGCGACGGGTTCGACGACTTCACGCTGCTGACCGGCGATCTGCGGGCCTTCCTGCCGCTGCCCTGGGACCACGTGCTGGCGCTGCGCACCTGGGGGCGGCGTGCCGAGGGCCGCGTCCCCCCCGAGGACCTGCTCTGGTGGGGCGGTCCCGAGACCCTGCGCGGCTACGGGTACGCCAGCGTGGTGGGCGACGAGGGCTTCCTGCTGAGCGCCGAGTACCGCTGGCCGCTGTTCCTGATGACGATCTCCGGCGACGGGCGCGTCATCGGCGTGGGCCTGCACGCCTTCTCCGACATCGGCGCGAACTGGTTCGACGGCGGCGGGCGCCACCCCCTGGCCAGCTGGGGCGGCGGCGCGCACATCAACATCTCGAACCACCAGTTCCGCTTCGAGCTGGCGGTGCCCGAGCACGATGACACGGTGTTCCAGTTCATGGACTCCTTCAATTTCTGAAGGGAGGTGAAGATGCTGCCCGGGGAGAAGGTCTACCTGACCCGCTTCGCCAAGAGCGCCGGCTGAGCGGCCAAGCTCGGCCCGGAGGGCCTCGAGGCGATCCTCGCGAATCTTCCCGATACCCGGCGTCCGGAGCTGCTGGTCGGCTACGAGA from the bacterium genome contains:
- a CDS encoding BamA/TamA family outer membrane protein — its product is MPSHTSPPTRPRRIFAVVCATVCAVLALLGAAAARAQNELTQDAPVFGAITVEGNTSTQSALILHELGFAEGDPFDFEVLDRAWEHLEDLGWFAYVDLVVDDEGGDVVPVTVVVEEDATMRYYPIIDYDRRWDVLLGARVYDINLRGRGERLSLAATWYARHGYDADWEHPWLFGVDGLSWGLAAGWERADFVHRDTDFDRWQLGTRVRWDYRRPLFAQAELSAGGFRQESAMSDLPDPWPAATRRRATLRGTLGLDSRNQPWYPTRGFYHRLIAERVLGDGFDDFTLLTGDLRAFLPLPWDHVLALRTWGRRAEGRVPPEDLLWWGGPETLRGYGYASVVGDEGFLLSAEYRWPLFLMTISGDGRVIGVGLHAFSDIGANWFDGGGRHPLASWGGGAHINISNHQFRFELAVPEHDDTVFQFMDSFNF